TCTTCACACTATTGAAGCTCCTTTTGCACTGAAGCCCCTGTTTGCACTGAAGCCCCTGTTTGCACTGAAGCCCCTGTTCGCACTGAAGCCCCTGTTCGCACTGAAGCCCTACCCTTTTGCATTCTAAATTTTGACTGGATCTCTCATGTTTCGCTATACGGTTTCTTTGTCTTGGCTTTTCGCGATCCAATTATCTCTTAAATTATTCAGTTGATCAAAGCTGTGAAATTTTGTGATGCACCTGCATATTTTCAAATCCTGTATGTTTCTTTCGCGAGTTATCCTTATGCAGGCGTGATGGCGGCTATTGCCCCAAACTTCAATGTGCTAAGAAGATACCCATGTTACTTTCCTCCTACAGTCAATACGTAACGGGGTGGAGCCTCTTAGCGGTGATAGCTCTGGTCGCCTCTGTAATCTCTAGCATGATCGAGGTTGCTGGCAAGCATCCCCTTGAAGCAGCTATCCTTGCGATTGTTATCGGAATGGTTTTATCAAACAGCTCAACGATTCCTCGTTCCTGTGAATCTGGGGTCAAGGCGTTCGAAAAACCTCTGGCACTTGGTATCGTGCTTCTTGGAGCATCTTTCAATTACTACCAGTTCTTCGAGCAGGGATTCGCTCTTTTGCTCATAGTCGTCGGAACAATGCTTACAGGTCTTATCGCTATCGTCTTGTTCGCGTATTTTCTGCGATTGCCTCCAAAGTTAGCACTTCTCCTCGGTCTTGGTACTACGATTTGTGGTGGTACCGCTATTGCAATCACAGCACCATTGATGAAGGCGAGTGAGGAAGAGACAAGCTATGCTATCGGAGTAATTGCTCTCTGGGGTATCGCGGCACTCGTCCTCTATCCAACCATCGCTCAATCACTTGGAGTATCAGATGAAGTCTTTGGAATCTTCGCAGGAACGGCAATTCACTCTACTCCCCAGGTTGTGGGTGCTGGTTTTATGTTCTCAGAAGTTGCGGGTAAAACAGCTACCGGCGTGAAGCTCCTTCGCAACTGCTTCATAGCTCCGCTCGCCTTCGGGGTTGCTCTTTGGTTTACTCCTGCGTCAGCTGAAGGAACCTCCGAAAACCGTATGAACGCGAAATACTCGGTAGCAAAGGCGCTTCCGTGGTTTCTCTTCGGATATTTCCTGATGGCGTTTCTGTATAGCGAAGAACTACTACCAGACGGATTCAGTGCTCAAGCAGTATATGTAGGAAAGTTTCTTATCCTCATCGGTATGGCTGGAGTTGGAGCCAATACGCGATTAAACGCTTTCAAAAAGCTGGGATTTACTCCTCTCCTAGCGGGACTTTTCGGGTCCATTATTGTTGCTACGACGAGCGCGATCCTCATCATACAGCTATATCATCAGTAAACCCATCTTTATCAGCTCCAATCCCCATAGAATATCTTAACGACCCCTAACTGCTTTTCTCAGAGAGTCATAGGAGGAATTGCCAATTTTACCATAAATGTTACCAAACACGCTGAAAGAGCATAACTCGTCCCCCTTTTATAGAAGCAGAAAGCTCATTTTTAATGATTAGTAAATGCAAGGTCTGAGAACAAACAGAGAGCCAGGGGATATCGTATGTTATCAAGAATTCAAAAATCAGTATTCACTTTCAATGTGTTTCTTTTACTTCTTGTCAATGTTGCAGACCTTCATGCAAGCACGCTCTGTAACACAGAGCTTAAGCGCTCTCGTTCAGGAAAAGATTTATATCAAACGAAGGAATTTGCCGCCTATCAGGCGAAAAATGGAGATATCGGACTTCAGATGAGTGATCCATTTCTTCAGTCTCAGGAGGTAATTAGGGGAAATGCCGAAGAGGCGGGGTTTACATGGCTCTCGGGAGAAAAGCGAGAATTGAATGGAACGGTAAATGCTTTCGTAGATGTAGTTCAGTGGGAGGGACATTGGGTTATTATCAAGCACGGGGAGTATATCGCAGTAATTAAAAATAAAACGGTTTCATGTAAGGAGTACAACTCAACTTTCTCCGGTGAGCTTCAGGGATATCTCTTCTCTCTGTATGAAAAGGCAGATATGAAATCTATAGCTCTTACTCCCGCTTGGACCTTAGCTGAAAAGCTCTTCGGGAATCTTGATAACGCTTAATCTTACTCGGATACGGAGCTCGTCTGATCTGAGAGAATAAAATCTTGCACCAATACTCCAAATTCGTCTTAGAGTGTGGCATGCTTTGTCCATTCAAGGGGATGATAATTTATGTCAGAGAATGCTAGTAATTATCGAGGATCAAACGTCGCAGAGAATTCTGTAAGAGAGAATTCACATCCAGATTCAGACTCGCAGGCGAAGCTCGGAGCGCAGCTACTTTCCTATCCAGGGATGTCTGAAGTAGAAAACCTCATTCGTTCGAAGTTTACCTCGAATGCCAGCCTCTTAACGGAGATACCCGAGTACCTCCTTGAGCTTGGTGGGAAGCGAATTCGGCCTGCATTGACTCTGTGTACGGCTGATATGTGTGGGATTGCACAAGAATCAAGACACGAGTTGTTTGATATTGCCGCTGGAATTGAGCTTATCCATATGGCTACTCTGCTGCATGATGACATCATCGATCACTCTCCTCTCCGCAGAGGGAAACCTTCTCCCCATATTACTTTTGGAGAATCAGCCACACTATTAGCTGGAGACTTTCTTCTGGTTCGAGCCTTTTCGCTCTGCGCGCACCTAGACGAGTTTATCGTTCAAGAGACAGAGTCAGCGTGCGTGCAGCTGACAGAGGGAGAAATTCTGGAGGCACCGCTATCGAAACAAATATGTACCCAAGAAAGGAGCCTTTTGATTGCAGAAAAAAAGACGGCCTCGCTCTTTGGACTAGCCGCTGTATCAGGAGCCCATATTGCCAATGTGCCCAAAGAGGTCGAGGCCTTACTCAAAACCTTCGGGATAGAGCTCGGCATTGCTTTTCAAGTCCTCGATGATGTTCTTGATGTTGTTGCGGATGAGGGGCTTTTAGGCAAGCGATGTGGCGGAGATCTCGTCGAACAGAAGCCCTCGATTATTAATGTTCTCTGGCTTGAATCCGGCGACTCGTTCTCAAAGGATGTTCTTTTATCAGAAACTCCTCCCTCGGAGGATATCGTAAAGGATGCGCTGGAATATCTTCGACAGGGAGATGGTCAGGGTATTGTCCTACAGGCTAAGCAGATCG
Above is a window of bacterium DNA encoding:
- a CDS encoding polyprenyl synthetase family protein, which gives rise to MSENASNYRGSNVAENSVRENSHPDSDSQAKLGAQLLSYPGMSEVENLIRSKFTSNASLLTEIPEYLLELGGKRIRPALTLCTADMCGIAQESRHELFDIAAGIELIHMATLLHDDIIDHSPLRRGKPSPHITFGESATLLAGDFLLVRAFSLCAHLDEFIVQETESACVQLTEGEILEAPLSKQICTQERSLLIAEKKTASLFGLAAVSGAHIANVPKEVEALLKTFGIELGIAFQVLDDVLDVVADEGLLGKRCGGDLVEQKPSIINVLWLESGDSFSKDVLLSETPPSEDIVKDALEYLRQGDGQGIVLQAKQIAEQRIQRAEKALNSAVAILQSPAGESRGGENGNTRAREFSSFAHMLLTGLLNYTVKRLK
- a CDS encoding putative sulfate exporter family transporter, which produces MLLSSYSQYVTGWSLLAVIALVASVISSMIEVAGKHPLEAAILAIVIGMVLSNSSTIPRSCESGVKAFEKPLALGIVLLGASFNYYQFFEQGFALLLIVVGTMLTGLIAIVLFAYFLRLPPKLALLLGLGTTICGGTAIAITAPLMKASEEETSYAIGVIALWGIAALVLYPTIAQSLGVSDEVFGIFAGTAIHSTPQVVGAGFMFSEVAGKTATGVKLLRNCFIAPLAFGVALWFTPASAEGTSENRMNAKYSVAKALPWFLFGYFLMAFLYSEELLPDGFSAQAVYVGKFLILIGMAGVGANTRLNAFKKLGFTPLLAGLFGSIIVATTSAILIIQLYHQ